Sequence from the Erythrolamprus reginae isolate rEryReg1 chromosome Z, rEryReg1.hap1, whole genome shotgun sequence genome:
tatcatataTTTTTagttgtccatccatccatcatctatataTCTCTGTCCATTCATccaggttgaaagaaaatgcataagccatgcccacagtgtggtagtcaaaattttggtagcccatcactgcatccatccatccatcattcctttttatttgtccttccttccgtccctccctccctccatccatcatctatatctatctgtccattCTTCATCCAACCATCCACCATCTATTTTtatttgtccatccatccatccatcctaggtGGAAACGTAGACACTCTGCACATGCCTCCCAACCCCTCCTTTCTGTTACAGGCTGGCTGTGGCCAGACCCAAATGCAGAGAGTTCTTGACTTAAACGGCCAGCAACCGTTTCAAAGCTGCAACAGCGCTGGGGAAAAATAAGACTCCTGACGAAGTCTTTCATTTCATTTGAGGCAGAGGAGGGAAAAATGCTTCTCCAACCGGGGGGCCCCTCCCACCCCGCAGATGGGCAATGGATTGCATGGGGGCCACGCTGAGCTCCAGAAAGTGAGGACCCCACCCCTCTTCCTCCCATGTCAATCACTCACCAGGGCTGCAGCCGTCTCCCTGTTGGGCAGAAAGACCCCCGGGGGGTGGAGAAGGGACCATGAGGGATGCCGGGGTGCAAATGGAGCACCAGAGGTCAGCTGGAGGCTTTCTGCAGCATTGAGGGGAGAGCAGCAGTCAGCACAGCACAGATCCTGGGTTCCAAACTTGACGGGGCCCCTAAATACCCCGAATCCCATCTGACGACCTTCTCTTCACCCCGAAGAGGCAGCACCACCCCTAATTCGATGTACCCCCCAATCTTCTCAACTCTGGTGCGAGGGCAGGCACTCCAAAACAGAACCAAGAGCAGGGAAAGACAGGTGATGCAGTCTGCACATGCCCAGGGACTATACCCTCCCGGGGCGACACCCACACACCCCTCCGATTGGGGAACTACACTTCACGGTATCCTCGTCCAGCTGTTAGGGAGCCTGTTTGACCCAATACAGAATTGGAAAAAGCTCTCTGTATGTGCCCAGAGGCCCTCTTGTTACAATGTCGGTGATTGGGGGGGGAGTTCTGACCTGGGGGCGGGGCTTCCTTCTCCAGACCTGCTGGACTCTCCCGCCTCCTCCTCGCCGGATGGGCTTCCCTCTGTCACGGAATTGAGGACGATGAAGCGGTACTTCTTCCAGTTGCAAATTTTCGGGATCGGGGTGCAGCTCCTGGATTCAGCAGGGGAGGCCGGGTGGATCACTGGGAAGAgatccccagctccaggggatCTGACGGGTGCGGAATCCTTTCCGGAGGAGTAAAAAGATGAGGGCTGCAGGGCCCCGTTGGTGGTGGCTCCTCCTTGGGGAAAAAGAGCCACGACAGAACCTTGTTGCAGTGGTGGTTGGTCTTCCATTGGCCGGGACATTTGGGGGCGCTCCTGGGTGTCCAGGGGGGGTAGCAGGAAGGTGAGCCGGTCGTAACTGTGGGAACCCAAATGGACAAGTTAAGGGGTTCAGGGATCCTCTccgccgcccccccccaccctccaatggtatagataatcctcgacttacgactagAATTGAACCCAAAACCTCTCTTGTTAAAAATTGGATATTTGttaaaaatgctggctggggaattaaaGCTGGttagttggagaattctgggagttgaagtccagacatcttaaagtAGGAGACCAACTGGTCGAATCCCTTGGCAGGAACCCAATGCTGGCTGGGAACTGTGGGAATTGTAGTCCCCACTCATCCCAAGGGCTCCAGGTTGGCAACCGAGCCTTCTACGATTCTCTCAAGGGCACTTAAATCCCCCAGAAAGGAAAAGAGCCTTCCACCCCacgttttttaaagcattttttttttcaaaaaaccccTCACTCCAATGGAAGAGTAACCCCTCCCTCTCCATTTTTGAGCCCCCTCCCCAATAAATCCCCCCTGGATACCTGGCCTGGAGGAAGCGGTGACAGCTCTGGACTACATGTTCCATCTGCAAATACGAGGCGGCGACCAGCACCGCGGGCGCCGTGCCCGGACTAAGCAGGAGGCGAGAGGTGTACATAAAATCCAAGAGGGCCTGGAAGCCCACGGGCTCGATGGAGCTGGGCAGGGTCAGCACACTGACTTCGTGGCCTCCGTGGCCCAGGAAAACCGAATAAAAGAAGCCACTGtcggaaaaagaaggaaggagaagtcagAGGCAGGGGGAGCACCCAGCCGCCTCTGTCTCTGAACAGTTCAAAGAGAGCAGACTACAAATCCCATACACCTCACCTTCCCTCGGGCCTGTGGGCctgaagaggggagggggagtctTAATCCTGCAGGGCTGAGTAaattttacaaaaattaaaaataaaaattttatcttaatttttaaGAAAGTCAAAATGCAAAattccaacaattaaaaaaagattaaaaaggaATGCAAAACGAGTtgtgttaaaaaaacaacaacatcgaAGGCAAGTCCTCCATTTATGATGATCAAGCCCAAAACgtccgttgctaagcaagacatggCTGAAATCAGCCTTCTCTCGGTTTTAAGGCCTTTCTCGCCAGCgtggttaagcgaatcactgccgtTGTTAGGTGAGTCGCCTGGTTGTTTAAGCGAATCcggctggtcagaaggtcacaaccCGGGGATCAAGTAATCTCCCCGGGACACggtgaccatcataaatatgggtTAGTCACCAAGCATCTCAAATTTTAATCAGCTGATTGTGTGTGGATATTGCCACAGTTgtatgtgtgaaaaacagttgtaagtcgCTTTTTTTCAGGGCTGATGTGGAAAAGTTGCTGAGTGAACGGTCGTAAGCCAAGGACTTCCTCCTTCTTTTAGATTGGGAATCCCACTTTCTATGTTTCCAGCTATGCAGGAAGCCGCCGCAGGAGTCCTGGGTTCAAACTCTGAACTTTTGTGCCCCTCTCACAGGCGTGGGCTGCTTTGGATAGGACACCGACCTGTGTCCTGTCCAAAGGGCCCCCACCACCACACTTGAGACCCCACCACCACATTTTATCCCAAGGGCCCCCAAACttctcaactttaagacttgggggacttcaactcccagaattccccagtggactaaaagtcccagaattccacaagtcttaaaagtttgcCAAGTGTGAAAACTTCTCCGCTTATCCCTGCTTTGACAGTGCCAACCTCGCTCGTGCCCCCCTGGGCACAGTGGGGGAAATTCTCACCTGCAAGCAGTCAGGACAGCCTTG
This genomic interval carries:
- the BCL6B gene encoding B-cell CLL/lymphoma 6 member B protein codes for the protein MAGSNSAGFVREFTRHSSDVLTNLNELRKRQILTDVTLRVGGCPLQAHKAVLTACSGFFYSVFLGHGGHEVSVLTLPSSIEPVGFQALLDFMYTSRLLLSPGTAPAVLVAASYLQMEHVVQSCHRFLQASYDRLTFLLPPLDTQERPQMSRPMEDQPPLQQGSVVALFPQGGATTNGALQPSSFYSSGKDSAPVRSPGAGDLFPVIHPASPAESRSCTPIPKICNWKKYRFIVLNSVTEGSPSGEEEAGESSRSGEGSPAPRKPPADLWCSICTPASLMVPSPPPGGLSAQQGDGCSPDSGSSSCQACDLHYLREEAEEQRGRTAHSPGAEEKLYKCHSCPSSFRCKRSLASHRALHTGEKSYRCGICGAQFNRPANLKTHLRIHSGEKPYKCEICGSCFVQVAHLRAHVLIHTGEKPYPCATCGTRFRHLQTLKSHLRIHTGEKPYHCEDCRMHFRHKSQLRLHLRQKHGAVTNTKIRYQVLEGPYATLC